Proteins encoded together in one Catellatospora citrea window:
- a CDS encoding serpin family protein yields the protein MIRDGVAHANTLTARWAAATDGEPTVLSGAGVWPLLAYLSSAADGVERAELEQAVGMPAASAVDAATELLGLLRSAVGTHAALGLWVHRLLTLHDAWLRTVPADTVEVLAGGDAVDAWVRKHTDGLLDGTSVPIDPDTLLVLATVLTVRTQWREPFLDGSLGIEDGPWAERQFAWLHRWTEDRDRLAVYETVHGQVTVLSVDGVSDITVDLVLGEPDVPAGTVLATAIAAPGAGGPCRLGSQLTVADAPGLRMVSQDAAAKPRLYASVPRFTVSRAHDLLAVGEVFGLCSVARADRQRLPRMSDTPLAVGRACQELTASFTAEGFVAAVSTRFEIALAGGRPTQWRDDVAIGFDRPFGFVVRHRPSGLVLLAGWVTEPDPPLPVREFSRGEDHDF from the coding sequence GTGATCAGAGACGGTGTGGCTCACGCGAACACGCTCACCGCGCGGTGGGCGGCGGCTACCGACGGCGAGCCGACGGTGCTGTCGGGGGCCGGGGTGTGGCCGCTGCTGGCATACCTGTCGTCGGCCGCCGACGGCGTCGAGCGGGCGGAGCTGGAGCAGGCGGTCGGGATGCCCGCGGCTTCGGCCGTGGACGCCGCGACCGAGCTGCTCGGCCTACTGCGCTCCGCTGTTGGGACGCATGCCGCCTTGGGCCTGTGGGTCCATCGCTTGCTGACGCTGCACGACGCATGGCTGCGGACCGTCCCGGCCGACACCGTGGAGGTGCTCGCGGGTGGCGACGCCGTCGACGCGTGGGTGCGCAAGCACACCGACGGGCTGCTCGACGGCACGTCCGTCCCGATCGACCCGGACACGCTTCTGGTGCTCGCGACGGTGCTGACCGTGCGTACGCAGTGGCGCGAGCCCTTCCTGGACGGCTCGCTCGGCATCGAGGACGGACCCTGGGCGGAGCGGCAGTTCGCCTGGCTGCACCGGTGGACCGAGGACCGGGACCGGCTGGCGGTGTACGAGACCGTGCACGGGCAGGTGACCGTGCTCTCGGTGGACGGCGTCTCGGACATCACGGTCGACCTGGTGCTCGGCGAACCCGACGTGCCCGCGGGCACGGTGCTCGCGACCGCCATCGCCGCGCCGGGCGCCGGCGGCCCGTGCCGACTCGGCTCGCAGCTCACGGTTGCCGACGCGCCGGGTCTGCGGATGGTGTCCCAGGACGCCGCCGCCAAGCCGCGGCTGTACGCCTCGGTGCCCCGCTTCACCGTCTCGCGCGCGCACGACCTGCTGGCCGTCGGCGAGGTGTTCGGGCTGTGCTCGGTGGCCCGCGCCGATCGGCAGCGGCTGCCCCGGATGAGCGACACACCGCTGGCCGTGGGTCGTGCCTGCCAGGAGCTGACCGCGTCGTTCACGGCCGAGGGCTTCGTCGCCGCGGTGTCGACGCGGTTCGAGATCGCGCTCGCGGGCGGCCGGCCCACCCAGTGGCGCGACGACGTCGCGATCGGGTTCGACCGGCCGTTCGGGTTCGTGGTGCGGCACCGCCCATCGGGGCTGGTGCTGCTCGCCGGTTGGGTGACCGAGCCTGACCCGCCGCTTCCGGTCCGGGAGTTCTCGCGCGGCGAGGACCACGACTTCTAA
- a CDS encoding SDR family NAD(P)-dependent oxidoreductase yields MTQDQPRIVVVTGANRGIGRELVRQLYVRGDTAVLGSRDLIKGRDAADEITATAGSGQVVALRMDVTDPSALRAAAGELGERLGRVDVLVNNAAILYDTWQKPATADLDVVRSALETNLFGAWQTTQALLPLLTSGRSPRIVNVSSESGSLTSMGDATPAYSISKAALNALTRQLAAELATDGILVNSVCPGWIATDMGGPGGGPIADGAASVLWAADLPDDGPTGGFFRHGKPLPW; encoded by the coding sequence GTGACGCAGGATCAACCCAGGATCGTCGTGGTGACCGGCGCGAACCGGGGCATCGGACGCGAGCTCGTCCGCCAGCTGTACGTACGCGGCGACACGGCCGTGCTCGGCTCCCGCGACCTGATCAAGGGCCGCGACGCCGCCGACGAGATCACCGCCACGGCCGGGTCCGGGCAGGTCGTCGCGCTACGGATGGACGTCACCGACCCGAGTGCCCTGCGGGCCGCCGCAGGCGAGCTCGGCGAGCGCCTCGGCCGGGTGGACGTGCTCGTCAACAACGCCGCCATCCTGTACGACACTTGGCAGAAGCCGGCCACCGCCGACCTGGACGTGGTTCGCTCGGCGCTGGAGACCAACCTGTTCGGCGCATGGCAGACCACGCAGGCCCTGCTGCCGCTGCTGACATCCGGGCGCAGCCCGCGCATCGTCAACGTGTCCAGCGAGAGCGGCTCCCTGACGAGCATGGGCGACGCGACCCCGGCGTACTCGATCTCGAAAGCCGCGCTGAACGCGCTCACCCGGCAACTCGCCGCCGAGCTCGCCACCGACGGGATTCTCGTCAACTCCGTCTGTCCCGGCTGGATCGCCACCGACATGGGCGGACCAGGCGGCGGCCCGATCGCCGACGGCGCGGCCTCCGTGCTGTGGGCTGCCGACCTGCCCGACGACGGACCGACCGGCGGCTTCTTCCGGCACGGCAAGCCGCTGCCGTGGTGA
- a CDS encoding TetR/AcrR family transcriptional regulator: MTGETVRPLRADARRNRAKVLQTAYEVFAAEGLGVPIDEIARRAGVGAGTVYRHFPTKEALYQAIVVDRVEHLVNTARELAETMDPGEGFFSFFDLMTTAGATDKGLVDALAGEGFDIEAAMPEHEQAFKDAMRDLLVRAQAAGAVRADVTVADVKTLMVGCQAMQRYGGDARVLEVVREGLRPGR, from the coding sequence ATGACCGGCGAGACCGTACGGCCGCTGCGCGCCGATGCGCGCCGCAACCGCGCCAAGGTGCTGCAGACCGCCTACGAGGTGTTCGCGGCCGAGGGTCTCGGCGTGCCCATCGACGAGATCGCGCGGCGGGCCGGGGTCGGCGCGGGCACCGTCTACCGGCACTTCCCCACCAAGGAGGCGCTGTACCAGGCGATCGTGGTGGACCGGGTGGAGCACCTGGTGAACACGGCCCGTGAGCTGGCCGAGACCATGGACCCCGGTGAGGGGTTCTTCAGTTTCTTCGACCTGATGACCACCGCGGGCGCGACCGACAAGGGCCTGGTCGACGCGCTGGCCGGGGAAGGCTTCGACATCGAGGCCGCGATGCCCGAGCACGAGCAGGCGTTCAAGGACGCGATGCGCGACCTGCTGGTCCGTGCGCAGGCCGCGGGGGCGGTCCGCGCCGACGTCACGGTCGCCGACGTCAAGACCCTGATGGTCGGCTGCCAGGCCATGCAGCGGTACGGCGGCGACGCCCGCGTGCTGGAGGTCGTCCGCGAAGGGCTGCGTCCCGGCCGCTGA
- a CDS encoding SDR family NAD(P)-dependent oxidoreductase — MNATATKAGRWTAADVPDQTGRVAVITGANTGIGFEAAKVLAARGATVVLACRNPDRAGDALTRLTASAPGARVEFLRLDLSSLASIREAAAELRGRHAEIDLLVNNAGVMWTPRSTTADGFELQFGTNHLGHFAFTGLVLDRLLPVVGSRVVTISSMGHRTGQLDFDDLQSERSYGRHRAYAASKLANLMFTYELQHRLETAAAHTAALAAHPGGAGTELMRNSPPLIRFLNPVFGPLVTQSAERGALPTLRAATDPFARGAEYYGPDGLGEVKGFPKRVGSTARSHDKLAQRRLWQESLQLTGVTFPV; from the coding sequence ATGAACGCCACAGCCACCAAGGCGGGCCGCTGGACCGCGGCGGACGTGCCCGACCAGACGGGCCGGGTCGCCGTGATCACCGGCGCCAATACCGGCATCGGCTTCGAGGCCGCCAAGGTGCTCGCAGCCCGCGGCGCGACCGTGGTGCTGGCCTGCCGTAACCCCGACCGGGCCGGGGACGCGCTCACCCGGCTCACCGCGTCGGCCCCCGGCGCCCGCGTCGAGTTCCTGCGCCTGGACCTGTCGTCGCTCGCCTCGATCCGCGAGGCCGCCGCCGAGCTGCGCGGCCGCCACGCCGAGATCGACCTGCTCGTCAACAACGCCGGGGTGATGTGGACGCCGCGCAGCACCACCGCCGACGGCTTCGAGCTGCAGTTCGGCACCAACCACCTGGGCCACTTCGCGTTCACCGGGCTGGTGCTCGACCGGCTGCTGCCGGTCGTCGGCTCCCGCGTCGTCACCATCAGCAGCATGGGCCACCGCACCGGGCAGCTCGACTTCGACGACCTGCAGTCCGAGCGCTCGTACGGCCGCCACCGCGCCTACGCGGCGTCGAAACTGGCGAACCTGATGTTCACGTACGAGCTGCAGCACCGCCTGGAGACCGCCGCCGCGCACACCGCGGCGCTCGCCGCCCACCCCGGCGGCGCCGGCACCGAACTCATGCGCAACTCCCCGCCGCTGATCCGGTTCCTCAACCCGGTGTTCGGCCCGCTGGTCACCCAGAGCGCCGAGCGGGGCGCGCTGCCGACCCTGCGCGCGGCGACCGACCCGTTCGCGCGCGGCGCGGAATACTACGGACCGGACGGTCTCGGGGAAGTCAAAGGATTCCCGAAGCGCGTCGGCTCCACCGCCCGCTCGCACGACAAGCTCGCCCAGCGCCGCCTCTGGCAGGAGTCGCTCCAGCTCACCGGCGTCACCTTCCCCGTCTGA
- a CDS encoding MBL fold metallo-hydrolase, which translates to MPAILAALGATPSGARAERVRQSPHFRDGSFRNSTPTRTMVGGESRPSVREFLTGGERRRPSAPVPLVTGEPATSADGLHLTWYGHATVLVEIEGARVLLDPVWSDRCSPTPGIGPKRLHPMPVALADLPRLDAIVISHDHYDHLDMPTVQALTRSQQAPFLVPLGVGAHLERWGVPDHRIIELDWEESADVAGLTLTATEARHFSGRTLRRNGTLWSSWVIAGEQRRVFYTGDSGYFDGYAAIGERHGPFDATLMQIGAYDKGWPEIHMFPEEAVAAHLDLRGDLLIPVHWATFNLALHPWAEPVDRLWAEAKARDVNLAVPRPGERVDATAPPALDPWWQALV; encoded by the coding sequence ATGCCCGCCATCCTCGCCGCACTGGGCGCGACACCCAGCGGAGCCCGCGCCGAGCGGGTACGCCAGTCGCCGCACTTCCGCGACGGCTCCTTCCGGAACAGCACGCCCACCCGCACCATGGTCGGCGGCGAGAGCCGCCCCAGCGTGCGTGAGTTCCTGACCGGCGGCGAGCGCCGCCGGCCGAGCGCCCCGGTGCCGCTGGTCACCGGCGAGCCCGCGACGTCCGCCGACGGGCTGCACCTGACCTGGTACGGCCACGCCACCGTGCTGGTCGAGATCGAGGGCGCGCGGGTGCTGCTCGATCCGGTGTGGAGCGACCGGTGCTCGCCGACCCCCGGCATCGGCCCGAAGCGGCTGCACCCGATGCCCGTGGCGCTGGCCGACCTGCCGCGCCTGGACGCGATCGTCATCTCGCACGACCACTACGACCACCTCGACATGCCCACGGTGCAGGCACTGACCCGCAGCCAGCAGGCCCCGTTCCTGGTGCCGCTGGGCGTGGGCGCGCACCTGGAGCGCTGGGGCGTGCCCGACCACCGGATCATCGAGCTGGACTGGGAGGAGAGCGCCGACGTCGCCGGTCTGACCCTGACCGCCACCGAGGCCCGCCACTTCTCCGGCCGCACCCTGCGCCGCAACGGCACCCTGTGGAGCTCGTGGGTCATCGCCGGCGAGCAGCGCCGGGTCTTCTACACCGGCGACTCCGGCTACTTCGACGGTTACGCCGCCATCGGCGAGCGGCACGGCCCGTTCGACGCCACGCTGATGCAGATCGGCGCGTACGACAAGGGCTGGCCCGAGATCCACATGTTCCCCGAGGAGGCCGTCGCCGCCCACCTCGACCTGCGCGGCGACCTGCTCATCCCCGTCCACTGGGCCACTTTCAACCTGGCCCTGCACCCGTGGGCCGAGCCCGTCGACCGCCTCTGGGCCGAAGCCAAGGCCCGCGACGTCAACCTCGCCGTCCCCCGCCCCGGCGAACGCGTCGACGCCACGGCCCCGCCCGCCCTCGACCCCTGGTGGCAGGCCCTCGTCTGA
- a CDS encoding MFS transporter, with product MAQTLSALGDSFSYVAIPLLVLHTTGSVAQMGAVTALGGAAALVTGVFAGVVVDRFDRRRLLVGCDLARLLLYASIPLAWLAGPQTWLLYLVLPLASAFGMVFRVAHVTVVPSLVPAEEITRANSRLFAASSTAYLVGPALAGLLSGRFGPTAAIALDAATFAVSAAVLLLLRLRPTGASGRPEVGARPMDVLLAGARFIARHPVLRPLTVLLTVLSSLTFGLTDVVIYRLKHDLGQSDGTVGYVLAVGIVGTLLGSVAAARLRRRYGFAPTWTGAWALCGVAMAGIGLAGRVPLVAAAATAVLGCTAVAGIVSMSLRQEVTPAPLLGRVTSAFWTLHSALTPLGAAALTAAAAGYGSAATLIGAGVLCTATAATALCTALFRTSTAADRVPAVPDTLPGHGEVGAA from the coding sequence GTGGCGCAGACGCTGTCCGCGCTCGGGGATTCGTTCTCGTACGTCGCGATCCCGCTGCTCGTCCTGCACACCACCGGCTCCGTCGCGCAGATGGGCGCGGTCACCGCGCTCGGCGGCGCGGCGGCGCTGGTGACCGGCGTGTTCGCCGGCGTCGTCGTGGACCGGTTCGACCGCAGGCGGCTGCTGGTCGGCTGCGACCTGGCCCGACTGCTGCTGTACGCGAGCATCCCGCTGGCCTGGCTGGCCGGACCGCAAACCTGGCTGCTCTACCTGGTGCTGCCGCTGGCAAGTGCCTTCGGCATGGTGTTCCGGGTGGCGCACGTGACCGTCGTGCCCAGCCTGGTGCCCGCCGAGGAGATCACCCGCGCCAACAGCCGCCTGTTCGCGGCGTCGTCCACGGCATACCTGGTCGGGCCGGCCCTGGCCGGACTGCTCTCCGGACGGTTCGGTCCGACCGCGGCGATCGCGCTCGACGCGGCCACCTTCGCCGTCTCCGCGGCGGTGCTGCTCCTGCTCCGCCTGCGGCCGACCGGGGCGTCCGGCCGGCCCGAGGTGGGTGCGCGACCGATGGACGTGCTGCTGGCCGGGGCACGCTTCATCGCCCGGCATCCGGTCCTGCGGCCGCTGACGGTGCTGCTGACCGTCCTGAGCAGCCTCACTTTCGGCCTCACCGATGTGGTGATCTACCGGCTGAAACACGACCTCGGCCAGAGCGACGGCACCGTCGGCTACGTGCTCGCGGTCGGCATCGTCGGCACGCTGCTGGGTTCGGTCGCGGCGGCGCGGCTGCGGCGGCGGTACGGCTTCGCGCCGACGTGGACCGGGGCATGGGCGCTGTGTGGAGTCGCCATGGCCGGGATCGGGCTGGCGGGCCGGGTGCCGCTGGTGGCTGCCGCGGCGACCGCGGTGCTCGGCTGCACCGCCGTCGCGGGCATCGTGTCGATGTCGCTGCGGCAGGAGGTGACCCCGGCCCCGCTGCTCGGCCGGGTCACCTCGGCGTTCTGGACCCTGCACTCGGCACTGACCCCGCTGGGCGCCGCGGCGCTGACCGCGGCGGCCGCCGGGTACGGCTCGGCGGCGACCCTGATCGGTGCGGGCGTGCTGTGCACGGCGACCGCGGCGACCGCGCTGTGCACGGCCCTGTTCCGCACCTCGACTGCGGCGGATCGCGTGCCTGCCGTACCGGACACGCTGCCCGGACACGGAGAAGTCGGCGCGGCCTGA
- a CDS encoding CHAP domain-containing protein gives MSTRVGRALRAIGVSVAIAVVGVGAAAAPAQAASRDGVCDSGEFCYYYNSDFAGSVSDHGSSLADYGATQPTCYEFKSAGNGQGVCVKNNAASAWNRTGSTIRVYYNSDFGGATQDIASGAKVNLNATLKNNNASHQPAPTGGGGSYPAKDDYPYRGQTTGVDPWNFYKGQCTSFAAWAVRSRLDVAFHNYYDGVHWGNANNWANAARSAGIPVYGSPKAGDVAVRLGGTFGHVAFVTRVNSNGTFEVDEYNYNGGSAYSHRTVSVGTANSQFSQFIRFK, from the coding sequence ATGTCAACGAGAGTCGGACGCGCGCTACGCGCCATCGGCGTATCCGTCGCGATCGCCGTGGTCGGCGTCGGCGCCGCCGCGGCACCGGCCCAGGCGGCATCACGCGACGGTGTCTGCGACAGCGGCGAGTTCTGCTACTACTACAACAGCGACTTCGCCGGGTCGGTCTCCGACCACGGTTCGTCGCTGGCCGACTACGGCGCCACCCAGCCGACGTGCTACGAGTTCAAGAGTGCCGGCAACGGCCAGGGCGTGTGCGTCAAGAACAACGCGGCGTCGGCGTGGAACCGCACGGGCTCCACGATCCGCGTGTACTACAACAGCGACTTCGGCGGCGCGACGCAGGACATCGCGTCGGGCGCGAAGGTCAACCTGAACGCCACGCTGAAGAACAACAACGCCTCGCACCAGCCCGCCCCGACCGGTGGCGGCGGCAGTTACCCCGCGAAGGACGACTACCCCTACCGCGGGCAGACGACCGGCGTCGACCCGTGGAACTTCTACAAGGGTCAGTGCACGAGCTTCGCGGCCTGGGCGGTGCGCAGCCGGCTGGACGTCGCCTTCCACAACTACTACGACGGCGTGCACTGGGGCAACGCGAACAACTGGGCCAACGCCGCCCGCAGCGCGGGCATCCCGGTGTACGGCAGCCCGAAGGCCGGTGACGTGGCGGTCCGCCTCGGTGGCACCTTCGGCCACGTCGCGTTCGTGACCAGGGTCAACTCCAACGGCACGTTCGAGGTCGACGAGTACAACTACAACGGCGGGTCGGCGTACAGCCATCGGACCGTGTCGGTGGGTACGGCCAACAGCCAGTTCTCGCAGTTCATCCGCTTCAAGTGA
- a CDS encoding barstar family protein: MFRLDGRELREPATLFAAFARELSFPGYFGHNWDALVDCLHDWHGHGNGNGGKDIAVLIDSADELVDAEFLGLFVSVLCQAAWKANLQLDADGDPHEYWPPFTLHFIFLTDTLPAAFAEAVASGMDVGVTLQDGRLTATLVGEDWPGASRSEGGAV, encoded by the coding sequence GTGTTCCGGCTGGACGGCCGAGAGCTGCGAGAGCCGGCAACGCTGTTCGCGGCCTTCGCCCGTGAGCTGTCCTTCCCCGGCTACTTCGGTCACAACTGGGACGCGCTCGTGGACTGCCTGCACGACTGGCACGGCCACGGGAACGGGAACGGCGGGAAGGACATCGCCGTCCTGATCGACAGCGCCGACGAACTCGTGGATGCCGAATTCCTGGGTCTCTTCGTCTCTGTTCTCTGCCAAGCAGCTTGGAAGGCCAACCTCCAGCTCGACGCCGACGGTGACCCGCACGAGTACTGGCCGCCGTTCACCCTGCATTTCATCTTTCTCACCGACACGCTGCCCGCCGCTTTCGCTGAGGCTGTAGCAAGCGGCATGGACGTCGGTGTGACCCTCCAGGACGGGCGCCTTACCGCGACCCTCGTTGGCGAAGACTGGCCCGGCGCCAGCCGGTCAGAGGGAGGCGCGGTTTAG
- a CDS encoding cellulose binding domain-containing protein: protein MPTRTRRRLAVLTAATVTVLTAGVVTAVSAQAAAGCRVDYTVTNQWGGGFGANVTVTNLGDPVNGWTLTWAFTAGQTVTQLWNGSFTQSGANVSVTDAGYNAPIATNASTAFGFNASWNNTSNPSPASFALNGTTCTGAPAPTSAAPSPSASASPRPSASPSVSPSAPASPSPSPSGPPPSGAKQMEDLNRGLVSVRSGSANLVSWRLLGTESYSTGFNVYRGGTKVTSAPITNSTNYLDSGAAADASYTVRAVVNGTEQAASPPSLRFTGGNYLDVPISAPASGYSANDASVGDLDGDGQYEIVLKWDPDNAKDNSQAGVTGNVYVDAYRLNGTRLWRIDLGRNIRAGAHYTQFQVYDYDGDGRAEVAMKTADATRDGVGTVIGNASADYRNGDGYILSGPEYLTMFNGLTGAALSTVSYEPARGTVSSWGDSYGNRVDRFLAGTAYLDGARPSLIMSRGYYTRTVIVAWDFRNGSLTRRWTFDSNSAGSQYAGQGNHQLSIGDVDADGRDEIIFGAMAINDNGTPLWNTGRGHGDTLHVGDLVPSRAGLEVFKVSESTSQPGSWLADARTGQILWSTASGADNGRGVAGDIWAGSPGAEAWSASDTTLRNTANGASLGREPSSINFLVWWDGDPVRELLDGTHIDKYGTGGDTRLLTGSNVASNNGTKSTPALSADLFGDWREEVIWRTSDNTALRIYATTNTTDRRIHTLMHDPMYRVAIAWQNTAYNQPPHPSFFIGDGMSTPNSPNIYVR from the coding sequence ATGCCCACACGTACCCGACGGCGGCTCGCGGTGCTCACCGCCGCCACCGTCACCGTCCTGACCGCGGGCGTCGTGACCGCGGTCAGCGCCCAGGCGGCCGCCGGCTGCCGCGTCGACTACACCGTCACCAACCAGTGGGGCGGCGGCTTCGGCGCCAACGTCACCGTCACCAACCTCGGCGACCCCGTCAACGGCTGGACCCTGACCTGGGCCTTCACCGCCGGGCAGACCGTCACGCAGCTCTGGAACGGCAGCTTCACCCAGTCCGGCGCGAACGTCTCGGTCACCGACGCCGGCTACAACGCGCCCATCGCCACCAACGCGAGCACCGCGTTCGGCTTCAACGCCTCGTGGAACAACACGTCGAACCCGTCCCCGGCGAGCTTCGCGCTCAACGGCACCACCTGCACCGGAGCGCCCGCGCCGACCTCGGCCGCGCCGTCGCCGTCCGCGTCGGCTTCCCCGCGGCCGTCGGCCTCGCCCTCCGTGTCGCCGTCGGCGCCCGCCTCGCCCAGCCCGTCGCCGTCCGGCCCGCCGCCGTCCGGGGCCAAGCAGATGGAGGACCTCAACCGGGGCCTGGTCAGCGTGCGTTCCGGCAGCGCCAACCTGGTCTCCTGGCGGCTGCTCGGCACCGAGTCCTACAGCACCGGCTTCAACGTCTACCGCGGCGGCACCAAGGTGACCTCCGCGCCGATCACCAACTCGACGAACTACCTGGACAGCGGGGCCGCCGCCGACGCCTCGTACACCGTGCGCGCCGTCGTCAACGGCACCGAGCAGGCCGCCTCGCCGCCGTCGCTGCGCTTCACCGGCGGCAACTACCTCGACGTGCCGATCTCCGCACCAGCGAGCGGCTACTCGGCCAACGACGCGTCCGTCGGCGACCTCGACGGCGACGGCCAGTACGAGATCGTGCTCAAGTGGGACCCCGACAACGCCAAGGACAACTCCCAGGCGGGCGTCACCGGCAACGTCTACGTCGACGCCTACCGGCTCAACGGCACCCGCCTGTGGCGCATCGACCTGGGCCGCAACATCCGGGCCGGGGCGCACTACACCCAGTTCCAGGTGTACGACTACGACGGCGACGGCCGCGCCGAGGTGGCCATGAAGACCGCCGACGCGACCCGCGACGGCGTCGGCACCGTGATCGGCAACGCGAGCGCCGACTACCGCAACGGCGACGGCTACATCCTGTCCGGGCCCGAGTACCTCACCATGTTCAACGGCCTCACCGGCGCGGCCCTGTCCACCGTCAGCTACGAGCCGGCGCGCGGCACCGTGTCGTCCTGGGGCGACAGCTACGGCAACCGCGTCGACCGCTTCCTGGCCGGCACGGCCTACCTCGACGGCGCCCGCCCTTCGCTGATCATGTCGCGCGGCTACTACACCCGCACCGTCATCGTCGCCTGGGACTTCCGCAACGGCTCGCTGACCCGCCGCTGGACGTTCGACTCCAACAGCGCCGGCAGCCAGTACGCCGGACAGGGCAACCACCAGCTGTCCATCGGCGACGTCGACGCCGACGGCCGCGACGAGATCATCTTCGGCGCGATGGCCATCAACGACAACGGCACGCCGCTGTGGAACACCGGCCGCGGCCACGGCGACACCCTGCACGTCGGAGACCTCGTCCCGAGCCGCGCGGGCCTCGAAGTGTTCAAGGTCAGCGAGTCCACCAGCCAGCCCGGCTCGTGGCTGGCCGACGCGCGCACCGGTCAGATCCTGTGGAGCACCGCCTCCGGGGCGGACAACGGCCGCGGTGTCGCGGGCGACATCTGGGCCGGCAGCCCCGGCGCGGAAGCGTGGTCGGCCAGCGACACCACCCTGCGCAACACCGCCAACGGCGCCTCCCTCGGCCGGGAACCCAGCTCGATCAACTTCCTGGTCTGGTGGGACGGCGACCCGGTGCGCGAGCTGCTCGACGGCACGCACATCGACAAGTACGGCACCGGCGGCGACACCCGGCTGCTCACGGGCAGCAACGTCGCGTCCAACAACGGCACCAAGTCCACGCCCGCGCTGTCGGCCGACCTATTCGGCGACTGGCGCGAGGAGGTCATCTGGCGTACCAGCGACAACACCGCGCTGCGCATCTACGCCACGACCAACACCACCGACCGGCGCATCCACACCCTGATGCACGACCCGATGTACCGGGTCGCCATCGCCTGGCAGAACACCGCCTACAACCAGCCGCCGCACCCGAGCTTCTTCATCGGCGACGGCATGAGCACCCCCAACTCCCCCAACATCTACGTGAGGTGA
- a CDS encoding DIP1984 family protein produces MKLAEALALRADAVRRVEQLRARIVGSARYQEGEEPAEDAAALLAESGEVLTELEALISRINRTNATVSTVGGLTLTEALARRDVLRMRHSVITAAADAAAGRDQRGMAVRQLRSELKMLSALSVAELRAQADRLARDIREVDVDIQRANWEADLMD; encoded by the coding sequence GTGAAGCTTGCCGAAGCCCTGGCGCTGCGCGCCGACGCCGTACGCCGGGTGGAGCAGCTGCGCGCCCGGATCGTCGGCAGTGCCCGCTACCAGGAGGGCGAGGAGCCGGCCGAGGACGCGGCGGCCCTGCTCGCCGAGTCCGGTGAGGTGCTGACCGAGCTCGAAGCCCTGATCAGTCGGATCAACCGGACCAACGCCACCGTCAGCACTGTCGGCGGCCTCACCCTGACCGAGGCACTGGCCCGCCGTGACGTGCTGCGGATGCGCCACTCGGTGATCACCGCCGCGGCCGATGCCGCCGCCGGCCGTGACCAGCGCGGTATGGCCGTACGCCAGCTGCGCTCGGAGCTGAAGATGCTCAGCGCGCTGTCGGTGGCCGAGCTGCGCGCCCAGGCCGACCGGCTCGCCCGCGACATCCGCGAGGTGGACGTGGACATCCAGCGCGCCAACTGGGAGGCCGACCTCATGGACTGA
- a CDS encoding polymorphic toxin-type HINT domain-containing protein, with protein sequence MLLGDGSSKPISEIQVGDEVLATDPATGESGPREVTQLWIHQDELIDLKIGENYLTTTEDHRFWNETDQEWQRAEALDVGDKLRTPDGKTATVYGLRPATRHIAAAYNLTVAELHTYYVIAGDTPVLVHNDDDVIYYRGIRPDSDDHPFYARDNDIPVDKKTGFVKEGLGLSLDTDPEWLRARGMDPVPFDMSTLPDNMRVIRQGQRDTHYVIAPKEGADIKPADYRAATEGMRTTTC encoded by the coding sequence GTGCTGCTCGGTGACGGCTCGTCCAAACCCATCAGCGAGATCCAGGTCGGTGACGAAGTGCTTGCCACCGACCCGGCCACCGGTGAGAGCGGTCCACGGGAAGTAACCCAGCTGTGGATCCACCAGGACGAGCTCATCGACCTCAAGATCGGCGAGAACTACCTGACAACCACCGAGGACCACCGGTTCTGGAACGAGACCGATCAGGAGTGGCAGCGCGCCGAAGCGCTCGATGTGGGTGACAAGCTGCGTACCCCGGACGGCAAGACCGCCACGGTGTACGGTCTCCGGCCGGCTACCAGGCACATCGCCGCCGCGTACAACCTGACGGTCGCGGAACTGCACACCTACTATGTCATCGCCGGCGACACGCCGGTCTTGGTGCACAACGATGACGACGTCATCTATTATCGAGGCATTCGGCCCGACTCCGACGACCATCCTTTCTATGCCCGCGACAACGACATTCCAGTGGATAAGAAGACTGGATTTGTGAAAGAAGGTCTGGGCTTGTCCCTCGACACCGACCCAGAATGGCTGAGGGCAAGAGGAATGGATCCGGTTCCGTTCGACATGTCGACCCTGCCGGACAACATGCGTGTGATACGGCAGGGCCAACGCGATACGCATTATGTGATCGCTCCTAAAGAAGGCGCGGACATCAAGCCCGCGGATTACCGTGCGGCAACCGAGGGCATGAGGACAACAACATGCTGA